The following coding sequences are from one Streptomyces sp. NBC_01485 window:
- a CDS encoding AMIN-like domain-containing (lipo)protein — protein MRRLGTTLAVLVLAGTGIAGAVGTAQARTAASAVCETGWGSLEKRVAPTDDHKPPLTNIRTGQHECFDRMVLDFKGGSTPGALGYRVKYVDKLTTPGTGEIPVSGGAILQISVSPNYDPATGAESYPAQHAQPLPGVDITGYRTFQDTRYVDALEDDVLVGVGVRARLPFRVTQSGDHLIVDVAHSWTASS, from the coding sequence ATGCGACGACTTGGAACCACACTGGCAGTGCTCGTGCTGGCGGGAACCGGCATCGCGGGAGCGGTGGGGACGGCGCAGGCCCGCACCGCCGCGTCGGCAGTGTGTGAGACCGGGTGGGGGAGCCTCGAGAAGCGCGTCGCGCCGACGGACGACCACAAGCCCCCGCTGACGAACATCAGGACCGGCCAGCACGAGTGCTTCGACCGCATGGTCCTCGACTTCAAGGGCGGTTCGACACCGGGCGCGCTCGGCTACCGCGTCAAGTACGTCGACAAACTGACCACGCCCGGCACGGGGGAGATCCCCGTCTCCGGCGGGGCGATCCTGCAGATCTCCGTGAGTCCGAACTACGACCCGGCCACCGGCGCGGAGTCCTACCCGGCGCAGCACGCGCAGCCGCTCCCCGGAGTGGACATCACGGGCTACAGGACGTTCCAGGACACCCGCTACGTGGATGCCCTGGAGGACGACGTACTGGTGGGAGTCGGCGTGCGGGCACGACTGCCGTTCCGGGTGACCCAGTCGGGCGACCACCTGATCGTGGACGTCGCCCACTCCTGGACCGCCTCCTCGTAA
- a CDS encoding gas vesicle protein: protein MSAVLDEQPARRTAPALDSRRIALVDLLDRVLAGGVVITGEVTLCIADVDLVRISLRALVASVRSEWDSGVGSLDAEETVR from the coding sequence ATGAGCGCCGTGCTCGACGAACAGCCCGCGCGCAGGACCGCACCCGCGCTCGACTCCCGGCGGATCGCGCTGGTGGACCTGCTCGACCGGGTGCTGGCCGGAGGTGTGGTGATCACCGGTGAGGTGACCTTGTGCATCGCCGACGTCGACCTGGTCCGCATCTCGTTGCGCGCGCTGGTGGCTTCGGTCCGCTCTGAGTGGGACTCCGGTGTCGGGAGCCTCGACGCCGAGGAGACGGTCCGATGA
- a CDS encoding gas vesicle protein K: protein MDPESVERGLAGLVLTVVELLRQLMERQALRRVDEGGLSDDQVEQLGLTLMALEDRMAELREHFGLSEDDLNIDLGPLGPLLRRD, encoded by the coding sequence ATGGATCCGGAGTCGGTGGAACGCGGTCTGGCGGGCCTGGTGCTCACCGTCGTCGAGCTGCTGCGTCAGTTGATGGAGCGGCAGGCGCTGCGCCGCGTGGACGAGGGTGGTCTCAGCGACGATCAGGTGGAACAGCTCGGACTGACCCTGATGGCGCTGGAAGACCGGATGGCCGAGTTGCGTGAGCACTTCGGCCTGTCCGAGGACGATCTGAACATCGACCTCGGACCGCTCGGGCCCCTGTTGCGGCGGGACTGA
- a CDS encoding single-stranded DNA-binding protein — translation MNETTICAVGNVATTPVYRDLAAGASARFRLAVTSRYWDREKSAWTDGHTNFFTVWANRHLATNAMASLSVGDPVIVQGRLKVRTEQREGQQGWTSADIDAVAIGHDIARGTSAFRRSGRPEPTTAGAPAQPEPNWETPAATSPAREPGRDRDREREPDTLQRGEPVAVT, via the coding sequence GTGAACGAGACGACGATCTGCGCGGTGGGCAACGTGGCGACGACGCCGGTCTACCGGGACCTGGCGGCGGGCGCGTCGGCGAGGTTCCGGCTGGCGGTCACCTCGCGCTACTGGGACCGCGAGAAGAGCGCCTGGACCGACGGACACACCAACTTCTTCACGGTGTGGGCCAACCGTCACCTGGCCACGAACGCGATGGCCTCGCTGAGCGTCGGTGACCCGGTGATCGTGCAGGGCAGGCTGAAGGTGCGCACGGAGCAGCGCGAGGGACAGCAGGGCTGGACGTCGGCGGACATCGACGCCGTGGCGATCGGCCATGACATCGCGAGGGGCACGTCCGCCTTCCGGCGCTCGGGCCGCCCCGAGCCGACGACCGCCGGCGCACCGGCGCAGCCCGAGCCCAACTGGGAGACACCGGCCGCGACTTCCCCGGCACGGGAGCCGGGGCGAGATCGGGATCGGGAGCGGGAGCCAGACACGTTGCAGCGAGGCGAGCCGGTGGCGGTGACGTGA
- a CDS encoding Rieske 2Fe-2S domain-containing protein: MAPPLAAALDAVERLEWLDGAVGGVRWAVRSLPLGKGRDVLRGRWLGHPLHPALVQVPIGAWTSAAVLDLVPGQSRAARLMVALGLAGAGPAALAGWVDWAEQRPPQARVGLVHAAANITAVSVYAGSLAARLKGRPVLGRALGFTGLTVATVGGILGGHLAYRQAAGVNHAEAVPLLVEPGWHRVGALTGFPAGEPVRRMAGEVPVLVVVVPAPDGEADQVHALADRCSHLSGPLSEGKVLAGCVECPWHGSLFRLSDGANLSGPATAPQPAFDSRVTADGQVEVRMTPPR; the protein is encoded by the coding sequence GTGGCCCCGCCCCTGGCGGCCGCGCTGGACGCCGTAGAGCGACTGGAGTGGCTGGACGGGGCCGTCGGCGGGGTGCGGTGGGCCGTGCGGTCCCTGCCGCTGGGAAAGGGGCGAGACGTCCTGCGGGGGCGGTGGCTCGGCCACCCGCTGCATCCGGCGCTGGTGCAGGTGCCCATCGGGGCCTGGACATCGGCGGCGGTGCTCGACCTGGTGCCCGGCCAGAGCCGTGCGGCCCGCCTGATGGTCGCCCTAGGCCTGGCCGGTGCCGGGCCGGCGGCGCTGGCCGGGTGGGTGGACTGGGCCGAGCAGCGGCCGCCGCAGGCCCGTGTGGGCCTGGTGCACGCCGCCGCCAACATCACGGCCGTCTCCGTGTACGCGGGCTCGCTCGCCGCCCGGCTGAAAGGCCGCCCGGTCCTCGGACGCGCGCTCGGCTTCACCGGGCTCACCGTCGCCACGGTCGGCGGCATCCTCGGCGGCCATCTCGCATACCGTCAGGCCGCGGGCGTCAACCATGCCGAGGCGGTGCCGCTGCTGGTCGAGCCCGGCTGGCACCGGGTGGGCGCGCTGACCGGGTTCCCCGCCGGGGAGCCGGTCCGCCGCATGGCCGGCGAGGTCCCTGTGCTGGTGGTCGTCGTCCCGGCACCCGACGGCGAGGCGGACCAGGTGCACGCCCTGGCCGACCGCTGCAGTCACCTGTCCGGACCCCTGTCGGAGGGCAAGGTCCTCGCCGGGTGCGTCGAGTGCCCCTGGCACGGCAGCCTGTTCCGGCTCTCCGACGGCGCCAACCTCAGCGGCCCGGCGACGGCCCCGCAGCCCGCCTTCGACAGCCGCGTCACCGCCGACGGCCAGGTCGAGGTACGTATGACGCCGCCCCGGTGA
- a CDS encoding PP2C family protein-serine/threonine phosphatase: MRKPQIDYTAVFRALPGMVALLTPDLVYADANDDFLRLAGRTLEQLLGRYIFDVFPENPNDPAAAGMRETRASMLRVVATGERDTMALLRYDIEDPQRPGVWREHYWSPVNAPVLGSDGRVALVVHRVEEVTELFHARGGPNGDSRARVLEAELYTRARELQQVNERLRQAHAREREVALALQAAMLPAPGPTGPHEAAVRYRPAVGALNVCGDWYDLVDLPGDNLAVAVGDVVGHGLAAAGVMGQLRSALSAACRVADGPAQAVEALGLYARFVDGAEATTVVTTFIDWDSHTITYSCAGHPPPALVRLDGTVVFLDQATDPPLVARPEHLPRPQARTPFAEGDTLVLYTDGLIERRDEDIDTGLGRLADSLTHHRHAAPETLADVLLAELLPSTGNTDDTALIVLRL, encoded by the coding sequence ATGAGGAAACCGCAGATCGACTACACGGCGGTCTTCCGGGCCCTCCCCGGCATGGTGGCGCTGCTCACTCCCGATCTGGTGTACGCCGACGCCAACGACGACTTCCTGCGGCTGGCCGGGCGCACCCTCGAGCAGTTGCTGGGCCGCTACATCTTCGACGTCTTCCCCGAGAACCCGAACGACCCGGCCGCGGCCGGCATGCGGGAGACCCGGGCGTCGATGCTGCGGGTGGTGGCCACGGGCGAACGGGACACGATGGCGCTGCTCCGCTACGACATCGAGGATCCCCAGCGGCCCGGCGTATGGCGGGAGCACTACTGGAGCCCGGTGAACGCGCCCGTCCTCGGCTCCGACGGGCGGGTGGCGCTGGTCGTGCACCGGGTGGAGGAGGTCACCGAACTCTTCCACGCGCGCGGCGGCCCGAACGGCGACAGCCGGGCGCGCGTGCTGGAGGCAGAGCTGTACACGCGAGCCCGCGAGCTGCAGCAGGTCAACGAACGGCTGCGCCAGGCGCACGCCCGCGAACGCGAGGTCGCGCTGGCCCTGCAGGCGGCGATGCTGCCGGCGCCCGGCCCGACCGGACCGCACGAGGCAGCCGTGCGCTACCGGCCCGCCGTCGGCGCGCTGAACGTGTGCGGCGACTGGTACGACCTGGTCGACCTGCCCGGCGACAACCTCGCGGTCGCCGTCGGCGACGTGGTGGGGCACGGCCTCGCGGCCGCCGGTGTCATGGGGCAGTTGCGCAGTGCCCTGAGCGCGGCCTGCCGGGTCGCCGACGGCCCGGCCCAGGCTGTGGAGGCGCTCGGCCTGTACGCCCGCTTCGTCGACGGCGCCGAGGCGACGACCGTCGTGACGACCTTCATCGACTGGGACAGTCACACCATCACCTACAGCTGCGCCGGCCACCCGCCGCCTGCTCTCGTGCGCCTCGACGGCACCGTCGTCTTCCTCGACCAGGCCACCGATCCCCCTCTCGTCGCCCGCCCCGAACACCTCCCCCGCCCTCAGGCCCGCACTCCCTTCGCCGAAGGCGACACCCTCGTTCTGTACACCGACGGCTTGATCGAGCGCCGCGACGAGGACATCGACACCGGCCTGGGCCGCCTCGCCGACTCCCTCACCCACCATCGGCACGCCGCCCCCGAGACCCTCGCCGACGTCCTCCTGGCCGAACTCCTTCCCTCCACCGGCAACACCGACGACACCGCCCTGATCGTCCTGCGTCTCTGA
- a CDS encoding TQXA domain-containing protein translates to MISSFSAPFARGRGVVRLAAATLVSGLVAAGVIAGAGTAAATEMTQSQGGATATIGGLKTYGAAVIHAEGGDRSGEQGEGRVEGEGQGGDQEVSAGLFEMSVEGGGTLQTYCVDLYNPTQKDAKYHETPWSGTSLGANQDAGRIRWILQNSYPQVNDLAALADKAGIDAGLTEQDAAAGTQVAIWRYSDGADVDAVDPQAERLADYLQKAARTVAEPKASLTLDASAVSGHPGELLGPVTVHTDATGVTVTPPLDAATSGVRIVGKDGTVVTSVTDGSQLFFDVPADAVAGSAELTVQASTTVPVGRAFTSESRSQTQILAGSSESTVSATASATWAKQGAIPALSAAKNCAKSGVDITAANQGDAAFDFGLMGTRHTIPAGASQTVTIPLQEDQAYDFTINGPQGAEYRFTGVLDCKTQADETAGLTTQTLSEPSPATVGGTSTVDDTNLAATGGSSATPLIAGTAIGLVVIGGAALLLVGRKENGAQD, encoded by the coding sequence GTGATTTCTTCGTTCTCCGCGCCGTTCGCGCGCGGACGAGGGGTGGTCCGTCTCGCCGCGGCGACATTGGTGTCCGGCCTCGTCGCCGCCGGCGTGATCGCCGGTGCGGGCACGGCTGCCGCCACCGAGATGACACAGAGTCAGGGCGGAGCGACCGCGACCATAGGCGGCCTCAAGACCTACGGCGCCGCGGTGATCCACGCCGAGGGCGGGGACCGGAGCGGGGAGCAGGGCGAGGGCCGGGTTGAGGGTGAGGGCCAGGGCGGGGACCAGGAGGTCTCGGCCGGCCTGTTCGAGATGTCCGTCGAGGGCGGCGGCACCCTGCAGACCTACTGCGTCGACCTCTACAACCCCACGCAGAAGGACGCCAAGTACCACGAGACGCCCTGGAGCGGCACCTCGCTGGGCGCCAACCAGGACGCGGGCCGCATCCGTTGGATCCTGCAGAACTCCTACCCCCAGGTCAACGACCTCGCCGCGCTCGCGGACAAGGCCGGTATCGACGCCGGTCTCACCGAGCAGGACGCGGCCGCCGGCACCCAGGTGGCCATCTGGCGCTACTCGGACGGCGCGGACGTCGACGCCGTCGACCCGCAGGCCGAGCGGCTCGCGGACTACCTCCAGAAGGCCGCCCGCACCGTGGCGGAGCCCAAGGCGTCGCTCACCCTCGACGCGTCCGCCGTCTCCGGCCACCCCGGCGAGCTGCTCGGCCCGGTGACGGTGCACACCGACGCGACCGGCGTGACGGTGACACCGCCGCTGGACGCCGCCACCAGCGGGGTACGGATCGTCGGCAAGGACGGCACGGTGGTCACGTCCGTGACGGACGGCAGCCAGCTGTTCTTCGACGTGCCCGCCGACGCGGTCGCCGGCTCGGCCGAGCTGACCGTCCAGGCCTCGACCACCGTCCCCGTCGGCCGCGCCTTCACCTCCGAGAGCCGCAGCCAGACCCAGATCCTGGCCGGCTCCAGCGAGTCGACGGTGTCGGCGACGGCGAGCGCGACCTGGGCGAAGCAGGGTGCCATACCGGCACTGTCCGCGGCGAAGAACTGCGCCAAGAGCGGCGTGGACATCACCGCCGCCAACCAGGGCGACGCGGCCTTCGACTTCGGGCTGATGGGCACCCGGCACACCATCCCGGCCGGCGCGTCCCAGACGGTGACGATCCCCCTCCAGGAAGACCAGGCCTACGACTTCACGATCAACGGCCCGCAAGGCGCCGAGTACCGCTTCACCGGCGTCCTGGACTGCAAGACCCAGGCCGACGAGACCGCCGGCCTGACCACCCAGACCCTCAGCGAGCCGAGCCCGGCCACGGTGGGCGGCACCTCCACGGTGGACGACACCAACCTCGCGGCGACGGGCGGCAGCAGCGCCACCCCGCTGATCGCGGGCACGGCCATCGGCCTGGTGGTCATCGGCGGCGCGGCCCTGCTCCTCGTCGGCCGAAAGGAGAACGGGGCCCAGGACTGA
- a CDS encoding YfjP family GTPase, whose amino-acid sequence MTAVTDQDHTGNRDQQQEQQQQQQQQQQQEQQQPEQQRHSQQQAQQAQAERKKQAESSSPGVEENPEAGAQALPEEGKDASSPSSPPSSPPDSRTESAGAWDDGLIARRVSENSAAGQAAVMASRIRGGGASGGGAGGGGAGAGSTGAGGSALPATPLAYDGSLRSRLDALRELVGLSRTRLDSRTLAEAGRVLDEAAARRRLSGQHTVVALAGATGSGKSQLFNALAGVTISETGVRRPTTAAPIACSWSDGASTLVDRLGIPGRLRKRPVQSPDAEAQLRGLVLIDLPDHDSAAVQHREQVDRVLGLVDAVIWVVDPEKYADAVLHERYLRPMAGHAEVMFVVLNQVDRLPGEAAELVLDDLRRLLDEDGVALGEYGEPGATVLALSALTGDGVGELREVLGQFVAERGAAARRISADVDATAWRLRPVYATGRRSGLSEEARDEFAGRLADAVGATAAGEAAERAWLRHAGRACGTPWLRLWRWQQDRCEPPTGRLSVRAQADEEATARQRVEQAVRTVSERASAGLPTPWAQAVREAAVRGAQGLPEALDDLAARAGLPPGRPPRPGWWPVAVLAQACMTLLQVVGGLWLIGQIVGFMAPNLGVPVLLMVAGIIGGPLVEWSCRMAARGPARRYGQDAERRLREAAAGCGRARVLDPVAAELLRYREVREQYGRVTGAGVETGAGAGAGAGVR is encoded by the coding sequence GTGACCGCCGTCACTGACCAGGACCACACGGGCAACAGGGATCAGCAACAAGAGCAACAGCAACAGCAACAGCAACAGCAACAGCAAGAGCAGCAGCAGCCTGAACAGCAGCGACACTCGCAACAGCAGGCACAGCAGGCACAGGCGGAGCGGAAGAAACAGGCGGAGAGCAGCAGCCCGGGGGTGGAGGAGAACCCGGAGGCGGGGGCGCAGGCGCTGCCCGAGGAGGGCAAGGACGCCTCCTCGCCCTCCTCGCCGCCCTCCTCGCCTCCGGACTCGCGTACGGAATCCGCCGGAGCCTGGGACGACGGGCTCATCGCCCGCCGGGTGAGCGAGAACTCCGCCGCCGGGCAGGCCGCCGTCATGGCGAGCAGGATCCGTGGCGGGGGTGCGAGCGGCGGCGGCGCAGGCGGTGGTGGCGCGGGGGCTGGTAGCACGGGTGCGGGCGGCAGTGCTCTGCCCGCGACCCCGCTCGCGTACGACGGCTCCCTGCGGTCCCGGCTGGACGCGCTGCGCGAGCTCGTGGGGCTCTCCCGGACCCGGCTCGACAGCAGGACGCTCGCCGAGGCCGGCCGGGTCCTCGACGAGGCGGCGGCCCGGCGCAGGCTCTCCGGGCAGCACACCGTCGTCGCCCTCGCGGGCGCCACCGGGAGTGGCAAGTCGCAGTTGTTCAACGCCCTCGCCGGCGTGACCATCTCGGAGACGGGCGTACGCCGTCCGACGACCGCCGCGCCCATCGCGTGCAGTTGGAGCGACGGCGCATCGACCCTCGTCGACCGGCTCGGCATCCCGGGCCGGCTGCGCAAGCGGCCGGTGCAGAGCCCGGACGCGGAGGCGCAGTTGCGCGGGCTCGTGCTGATCGACCTGCCCGACCACGACTCGGCGGCCGTGCAGCACCGCGAGCAGGTCGACCGCGTGCTGGGGCTCGTCGACGCGGTCATCTGGGTCGTCGACCCCGAGAAGTACGCGGACGCCGTCCTCCATGAGCGTTATCTGCGGCCCATGGCAGGGCACGCGGAGGTCATGTTCGTCGTCCTCAACCAGGTCGACCGGCTGCCCGGAGAGGCCGCCGAGCTGGTCCTCGACGACTTGCGTCGCCTCCTGGACGAGGACGGCGTAGCCCTCGGGGAGTACGGCGAACCGGGCGCGACCGTGCTCGCCCTGTCCGCGCTCACCGGGGACGGCGTCGGGGAACTGCGCGAAGTGCTCGGCCAGTTCGTGGCGGAGCGCGGCGCCGCGGCACGGCGGATTTCGGCCGATGTCGACGCCACCGCGTGGCGGCTGCGGCCCGTCTACGCCACCGGTCGGCGCAGCGGGCTCAGCGAGGAGGCGCGGGACGAGTTCGCAGGCCGGCTCGCGGACGCCGTCGGCGCCACCGCGGCGGGCGAGGCCGCCGAACGCGCCTGGCTGCGCCACGCGGGACGCGCGTGCGGGACGCCGTGGCTGCGGCTGTGGCGCTGGCAGCAGGACCGGTGCGAACCGCCCACCGGACGGCTCTCGGTCCGCGCCCAGGCCGACGAGGAGGCCACGGCACGGCAGCGCGTCGAGCAGGCGGTGCGCACGGTGTCCGAGCGGGCCTCGGCGGGGCTGCCCACGCCGTGGGCGCAGGCCGTGCGGGAGGCGGCCGTACGCGGGGCGCAGGGGCTGCCCGAGGCGCTGGACGACCTGGCGGCGCGGGCCGGGCTGCCGCCTGGACGGCCGCCCCGACCGGGCTGGTGGCCGGTGGCCGTCCTGGCGCAGGCCTGCATGACCCTGCTCCAGGTCGTCGGCGGGCTGTGGCTGATCGGCCAGATCGTCGGGTTCATGGCGCCGAACCTCGGAGTTCCGGTGCTGCTGATGGTGGCAGGCATCATCGGCGGCCCGCTCGTCGAGTGGAGCTGCCGGATGGCGGCCCGGGGACCGGCCCGGCGGTACGGGCAGGACGCGGAACGCCGACTGCGGGAGGCGGCGGCCGGCTGCGGCCGGGCACGCGTACTGGACCCCGTGGCCGCGGAGCTGCTGCGGTACCGGGAGGTCCGGGAGCAGTACGGGCGGGTCACGGGCGCGGGGGTGGAGACAGGGGCCGGCGCTGGGGCCGGGGCCGGGGTGCGGTGA
- a CDS encoding YaaC family protein has protein sequence MVRRPYPTYRDQSHPPTPAVWRALRELRAAPPGYAGSGSRQKLFSAALEQSEQLFTAAASVGPASQPLMLFYGLSQAGRAIAACAPVPLDKCRLNGHGISATHMDQPGLGSVIIKDKGKAGAESFTQVAAMLGSRSLPEETRLADVWAAILEVSLWPLQSPSRPQLPISRATRQVTPNTLEAMVSGLPGELQRHKDPSDREQAVRTWLADYPALRGYRFWSRGAIPESGPESRDERQGTIGCRLTWQIEDAETYAHGLEWGYEWEDYGEGVAKRRFEEIAPWKGRSLTDSARVIHARFGGDDRQLHPLLAWWAVLFALSMLARYQPGQWTAQIDVNRSKDAVAIEYLLDSALAAVPELILAAIAEVTA, from the coding sequence ATGGTTCGCAGGCCGTACCCGACATACCGTGACCAGTCCCATCCCCCGACGCCAGCAGTGTGGCGGGCCCTACGGGAGCTCCGCGCAGCCCCACCCGGCTACGCCGGCAGCGGCTCGCGCCAGAAGTTGTTCAGTGCGGCACTGGAGCAGTCTGAGCAGCTGTTCACCGCAGCAGCCTCGGTTGGGCCGGCTTCCCAGCCCCTCATGCTCTTCTACGGCCTGAGCCAGGCAGGCAGGGCCATCGCGGCGTGCGCCCCCGTCCCCTTGGACAAGTGCCGCTTGAACGGCCATGGCATATCTGCCACCCATATGGATCAGCCCGGCCTGGGCTCCGTGATCATCAAGGACAAGGGTAAGGCGGGCGCTGAGTCATTCACGCAGGTTGCGGCGATGCTCGGGTCGCGATCTCTACCTGAAGAAACCCGGCTCGCTGACGTGTGGGCCGCAATCTTGGAGGTCAGCCTCTGGCCCTTGCAGTCGCCATCCCGTCCGCAGCTTCCGATCAGCCGTGCGACTCGCCAGGTGACTCCCAACACCCTGGAGGCCATGGTCTCCGGCTTGCCCGGCGAGCTTCAGCGGCATAAGGACCCGAGTGACCGTGAACAGGCCGTGCGCACGTGGCTTGCTGACTATCCAGCGTTGAGGGGTTATCGCTTCTGGTCGAGAGGTGCCATTCCCGAGAGCGGGCCGGAGAGCCGGGATGAGAGGCAAGGCACCATCGGCTGTCGGCTCACATGGCAGATCGAAGACGCCGAGACATACGCGCACGGCCTCGAATGGGGTTACGAATGGGAGGATTACGGCGAGGGGGTCGCGAAGCGTCGATTTGAAGAAATAGCCCCCTGGAAGGGGCGTAGCTTGACCGATTCCGCGCGAGTGATCCACGCGCGGTTCGGCGGTGACGACCGTCAGCTTCACCCGTTGCTGGCCTGGTGGGCAGTACTGTTCGCACTTTCGATGCTCGCTCGCTATCAACCGGGACAGTGGACAGCGCAAATCGATGTCAACCGCAGCAAAGACGCTGTAGCGATCGAATATCTGCTGGACAGCGCTCTCGCGGCCGTGCCTGAGTTGATCCTCGCCGCCATCGCCGAGGTGACGGCCTGA
- a CDS encoding dynamin family protein, with the protein MVTLDVRPQLLDALSALRDRVAAARFPLPLAGAPRARANRDELLAQLDDYLVPRLRQPEAPLLAVVGGSTGAGKSTLVNSLVGQRVSEAGVLRPTTRTPVLVCHPEDHHWFSGMRVLPGLTRVWAPHQESADDLLLPGEDGRRVLRIETADTLPPGLALLDAPDIDSLVADNRVLAAELICAADIWVMVTTAARYADAVPWHLLRTAKEYDAMLVTVLDRVPHQVVGEVSRQYGALLTKAGLGDVPRFTVPELPESAWGGGLLPATAVAPLRTWLVHHVQDSNSRRYALTRTAHGVLDSLKARLPELAGATAAQYAAALRLTSAVDGAYDSEHARVRGRLQGGAVLAGDALKRWRAFPLDCTAGELLDALVESLGALLLCAVTAADERVDEAWRREPAASAPELTGPDTSPENAEHRIGLAVRRWRRELEEYAEDEVRGLERGVAPDPEPVAALVATALLGGRRARSAGEGLAERIGAHGALRLRDRAGRLLTEHLDRVMRTERERRLAPLDGLDVHPEPQAELIAALSVLQKER; encoded by the coding sequence GTGGTGACCTTGGACGTACGGCCTCAGCTGCTCGACGCACTCTCCGCACTTCGCGACCGTGTCGCCGCCGCACGCTTCCCGCTGCCCCTCGCGGGTGCTCCACGCGCGCGTGCCAACCGCGACGAACTGCTCGCCCAGCTCGACGACTATCTGGTGCCCCGGCTCAGGCAGCCCGAAGCGCCGCTGCTGGCCGTCGTGGGCGGCTCCACCGGCGCCGGCAAGTCGACGCTCGTCAACTCCCTGGTGGGACAGCGCGTCAGCGAGGCGGGCGTGTTGCGGCCGACGACACGAACGCCGGTGCTCGTATGCCACCCGGAGGACCATCACTGGTTCAGCGGCATGCGGGTGCTGCCCGGCCTCACGCGCGTGTGGGCACCCCATCAGGAGTCGGCGGACGACCTGTTGCTCCCCGGCGAGGACGGCAGACGCGTGCTGCGCATCGAGACCGCCGACACCCTTCCACCGGGCCTCGCCCTCCTCGACGCACCCGACATCGACTCCCTGGTGGCCGACAACCGCGTCCTGGCCGCCGAACTGATCTGCGCCGCCGACATCTGGGTGATGGTCACGACGGCCGCCCGCTACGCCGACGCCGTGCCCTGGCATCTGCTGCGCACCGCCAAGGAGTACGACGCCATGCTCGTGACCGTCCTCGACCGGGTCCCCCACCAGGTCGTCGGCGAGGTGTCCCGGCAGTACGGTGCCCTGCTGACCAAGGCCGGGCTGGGCGACGTACCGCGCTTCACGGTGCCCGAGCTGCCCGAGTCCGCCTGGGGCGGCGGGCTGCTTCCGGCCACCGCCGTGGCGCCGCTGCGGACCTGGCTCGTCCACCACGTCCAGGATTCCAACTCCCGCCGCTACGCCCTGACCCGCACGGCGCACGGCGTCCTCGACTCCCTCAAGGCCCGGCTGCCCGAACTGGCCGGCGCCACCGCCGCGCAGTACGCGGCCGCGCTCCGGCTCACCTCGGCCGTCGACGGGGCGTACGACAGCGAGCACGCGCGCGTGCGGGGCCGTCTGCAGGGCGGCGCCGTGCTCGCCGGCGACGCGCTCAAGCGCTGGCGGGCCTTCCCGCTGGACTGCACCGCCGGCGAACTCCTCGACGCCCTGGTGGAGAGCCTCGGCGCGCTCCTGCTGTGCGCCGTCACCGCCGCCGACGAGCGCGTCGACGAGGCCTGGCGGCGCGAACCGGCGGCGAGCGCCCCCGAGCTGACCGGCCCGGACACCTCCCCGGAGAACGCCGAACACCGGATCGGCCTGGCCGTACGACGGTGGCGGCGCGAGCTGGAGGAGTACGCCGAGGACGAGGTACGCGGCCTGGAACGCGGCGTCGCGCCCGATCCGGAGCCGGTCGCCGCGCTCGTCGCCACGGCCCTGCTGGGCGGCCGCAGGGCGCGTTCCGCGGGCGAGGGACTCGCCGAGCGGATCGGCGCCCACGGCGCGCTACGCCTGCGCGACCGGGCCGGACGGCTGCTCACCGAGCACCTCGACCGCGTGATGCGCACCGAACGCGAGCGCCGCCTCGCCCCCCTCGACGGACTCGATGTCCACCCCGAACCCCAGGCCGAACTCATCGCCGCGCTGTCCGTACTGCAGAAGGAGAGGTGA